The DNA window TAATTACTTCTACATTATGTTTATTTGTTCCCTATTATTTGGCATATGTTCATCTCAGCTAACATCAAATTTCTATGATTCAACATGTCCCAAGGCACTCTCTATAATCAAATCTGCAGTGGCCAGTGCAGTGGCGAAAGAGCATCGAATGGGTGCATCGTTGCTTCGTCTTCATTTCCATGATTGCTTTGTTAATGCAAGttttctttcttcccttctAGCTAGTTAGTTAGTTTCCTTTATCATCTCtatctaattaattattagcaaGTTTTTGTTATGAGATCAATTtgggtaaattttttttaaaggtcatcaaaaattttaaaaataattttaagttctattttattttaattattttaaaaaaattatttgcatCAATTATATGTTTTTCCTGAcagctaaatttttaaaaattttagaattaattcAACTATAATATTACTTGACAATATAAGAGCTCCTAACAAAATTTGTATCTAACTTACGTTATTAAAGATCTTTGTGAAATTATTAAATtggtcattttttaaaaaaattaattgtcatgaatatatttgttataaattaaaaaaattttaatcattcAATTTtggttataattaattaaaaagcgAAGGAACATGTATGTAGTGTATATACGAAAAGCCAATAATATACCATATAAACaaactatttttagatttttacacGTGTTATATAGTTCGTTAtcgtaaaaatatataatttttttattattaaagatAGAAAAACTCAACTCACgataaaagataagtatgaaaaaagtatgtcatttgagttataactcattagtaaaaatatataattctcTTAAACCATGATAaaagacaaatatatatatatatatatctatatattgataaattgttcataataaataaattaaatattttcatgTGTTCTATGCATGGATAAActtttgtgtgtatatataattatatatgtattgatTTGAAAGTTGTAGGGATGTGATGCATCAATTCTATTGGATGACACTTTAACATTTACGGGAGAGAAGACAGCTGCTCCAAATTTGAATTCTGTTAGAGGTTTTGATGTAATTGATAACATCAAATCTCAATTGGAGAGTGCTTGTCCTGGAATTGTTTCTTGTGCTGATATTCTCGCTATTGCTGCTCGTGATTCTGTTGTTTCAGTAAGTTTActtaatatacatatattcaaTTATATATCTCAACATATATATAGAGTAGAATTTAAGAGagataattatatttgttatatgAAGTCATTTCTTTCCAAAATTTAAATGGAAGAAAgcaacatacatatatataaatgattatacttttaatatatcttttaatctcataaaaaataatttattccaaaaattaaattattttacacaaaaatctcttttaaatgtgtaaattttttgtatagatttatatttttttaatttgccttctattaaaattttatattttttgataggtaaaaactcaggtgcagtcaacttcacgtgaagttatcGTGAGGTTTATAACTGAGAgtcattagataaaaatttagttaaatcattcaaatcatttaacgactctcagttatcaacttcacgtgaagttgactgtttctgagtttttacctttttgatatagaaattttgatattataccATTAAATTGTTTATTTCAAAAAGAGATATAAGAATGAATGAATTATATATTTGACGATATTGAATGTGTATATATGTAAGTTGGGTGGTCCATCATGGAATGTTGGATTGGGAAGAAGAGATTCAACAAGTGCAAGCAAAGATGCAGCAACTAAGGATATTCCATCCCCTCTTTTGGATCTTAGTGGCCTCATAACTGCTTTCTCCAATAAGGGTTTCACCACTCAAGAGATGGTAGTCCTCTCGGGTAATAATAACCTAAACTATTATTAgatgaaatatgaattttactaaaattaaatataaaattaatggattaacatatataatatactGTAAAAATTCAGGTACACTCAACTTCACTTGAAGTTAATAATTAAGagctgttagatgaaaatttagtcaaatcattcATATCATTTAACGACTCTCAGCTATTAACTTCATGTGTAGTTAACTGTACTTGGATTTTCACCATAATATATAAACCGAGTTTATACCGtctataattataataactACAGTAGATATACGAGTAtcgttaaaattaaaaatatattttttatattttagtaaaaataaaaccTCTCACATATAATTCATTATTAATTTGAGAATGTATACCTAATAATATTATGTAGAAGCTAAGGAAAGAACATATATAGGAGATTAATCTTgttatctaatttattttaattttatatatgtatataggaGCTCATACAACAGGACAAGCAAGATGCCAAATATTCAGAGGAAGAATCTACAATGAAACAAACATTGACACAAACTTTGCAACATCAATGAAATCAAATTGTCCAAGCAGTGATGGAGACAGCAACCTCACAGCACTTGATGTCACAACAAATGTGCTTTTTGACAATGCTTACTTCAAGAACCTTGTCAACAACAAAGGCCTTCTTCATTCTGATCAGCAGCTCTTTATTAGTGGCGGTTCCACTAACTCTCTTGTCACTAACTATAGCAACAGTTATTCAGCTTTCTTTGCTGACTTCGCTAGTGCTATGGTCAAAATGGGAAATTTAAGCCCTTTAACTGGTACAACTGGCCAGATTCGTGCCAATTGCACcaaagttaattaatttaaacattGTTATTAGTAGAAAATCACTATAAAAGAAGTGGGTTATAGTCACAAAAGAAATTGTGGCTAAAATATGACAAAACCGTAGTTACAGCACTTTTGTCACGCATTGAGTGATGAATATTGAGTAATGAATATAGTATGATTTACCAAAAGAATGATCATAAAGTCAAAATCGCTTTATATGTATTGTGGTTTTCTTTCTCTATGATTAATGTCTACTTAATTGTCTTGGTGTTAACTAATGAGtcttaatttgaattatataaGGTGTTGTGTTGAAATCAATTATATATGCATATGTAGTAGTGTTCTATAAAAGTATCAATTTGATACTTAttacttaaattaaaataaaataaagtgtaTGTGGTATTATTCGTTCAAAAAGGTGAATATATAGTGTGTTTTaagttacatatatattatgAGCGCAACTAAGTCTAAGAACCGGTTCCTATGCAAAGGAGccgaagtttttttttttttttaagttagaaGTGAGACTCGAATTCGAGACTTTTAAGTGAAGACGAAGAAATTAtgccatttgaattataattcgTCGATCAAAAAAACTAAAGTTTatgaaacacaaatataaaataattattttcttctataaTTTTTTCCCTGAGAATTAAGTAGTAAtgctaataataaattaatttaaaacctTTGTCACTCTTTACTTACAACAAGAAGCAGAGTGCCAAAGGTACccaatttaataattatcatcttttaatttatagttCCTTCGATATTTTTAACATTGATTATCCAGTGTGTATAACAAATTAAATGGATGGAATGTTGTATTGGTTTTTTAAGTGTGcaagttaattaaataaattaattgaaaattaaatttactagattataattttttaatactgTTGCAGACAACATATATGCAACTTTTTTATATCTATAAAAACCGCTATAAAGTGTAatagtttttaaattaaacataaattgCTACAGAGTATAGTGATTTACTTGGGTTTACGTGTTGAACATAAATCACTACAGAGTATAGTGGTTTCTGAAAAAATTGTGCTGCacaaaaactccaaatggctatagcaatttctgaaaaaaatattatcttgcATAAATCGTGGAAGGGTGCTGTGGTTTACATGTGATTTGCCTATAAAATCGTTTTAGCCAGTAACAGATTCTTCATTTGATAAGCTGGGAAAGTTTAGCTAGAGAGAGAAAGTTGTGGTTAGAGAGAAAGTTATGGATcgagagaaggaggaggaggctTGGAGAGAATTTGGGATTATTAGAGGAGAGCCATAATTAAGTGGGACTATAGCAGACGAAAATTGCTTATACCAACTCAATGGCATTGCTTTGCTTACGTTGCCGGCGACATCAATAAAGAGGTAAGTTTGTTGTCTTTTAAGTATTAAAGTTTATAATATGAAATCTAGTATCTAGGATATAGGAATTATAATATAGAATCTAAGATTTGtagtttaatatttaaaatttaagagttaaaattttaaatttagacttataaatttaaaagttgtACATTTTTTACCTGCTCTAGAGTATATACATtcatacaatatttttatttagatgGTGAtacgtatttttttattttaataaaattagacttataaataattttaagagaattaaattaaatatttagttaatatataattagttGGAAAACATGTATTATACTATGAAAAAAAATGTGTCTTCGCTTTTTTAAAGCaaataaaattagtatttttttaccagtaatttattaattaggttttaatatattgatctctttattttttttattgtcacTTCTAAAAGATTGGATAGGTAATACACTCTTAGTTTTTGTATCGGATTaggatatttttattcttataaatTATGGTTTAGACTTATaaatattagaatttaattaGGGTGtgattatttttctcatatcaTACAGTCAAGTAGGTGTATTTACAATTTTGGAGGCAACAGAATATGCTTATGCATGATAGATCATACCTTATTTAAAAAAGGGTGGTTTGTATCAAGACTAGGCTAAACACTCATTGGTTCTAGTTAGATGAGCCTCTGGTCAGCGCATTTATTGAGAGGTGGCATCCTGAGATGCATACTTTTCATATGCCGTTCGGAGAGTGCACTATCATGCTGCAAGATGTGGCGTATCAATTGTGGTTGCCCGTGGATAGGAAGGTTGTTACTGGGTGCCTCACAGACTTCGATTAGTTTATAGAGGATGGAAGACCGGTATGGGAGTGATTTCAGGAGTTATTCAATGAGATGTCATCGCCGAATAAGGTCAAGCAGTTCACATTCCACTTCACATGCTTCCAAGAGAGGTTTATCGTGCTACCAACTGATACGAGTGAGGATACTGTATGCATGTACGCACGTGCGTACATCGTGATGCTGCTATCCATTCAGCTGTTTGGTGACAAGAGTTCGAATTGGATACATATTCGGCGGTTGCCTGTTGTGGCGAGGCTTAATGAGATGGACCGTTATAACTGGGGGCATTGGGATGGCTATATCGATGCATGTATCGGGTGGCCAACGGAGATGTCACAAACTTGGACGGTCTTCTTCAGCTACTGCAGTCTTGGATTTTCTGGCGGTTCTCCATACTCATTCCGCATGGGTTTGACgactttctttttcatttgCATCCAGGTATCGATCAATGCACTGAGGTCTCGTTTATAGACAACCTCCCTATATATAAACCGCTACAGTGTGCCGCAGTTTATGCAAGGCAACATTTCTTC is part of the Arachis duranensis cultivar V14167 chromosome 1, aradu.V14167.gnm2.J7QH, whole genome shotgun sequence genome and encodes:
- the LOC107473797 gene encoding cationic peroxidase 1 → MAIHSSNNNYFYIMFICSLLFGICSSQLTSNFYDSTCPKALSIIKSAVASAVAKEHRMGASLLRLHFHDCFVNGCDASILLDDTLTFTGEKTAAPNLNSVRGFDVIDNIKSQLESACPGIVSCADILAIAARDSVVSLGGPSWNVGLGRRDSTSASKDAATKDIPSPLLDLSGLITAFSNKGFTTQEMVVLSGAHTTGQARCQIFRGRIYNETNIDTNFATSMKSNCPSSDGDSNLTALDVTTNVLFDNAYFKNLVNNKGLLHSDQQLFISGGSTNSLVTNYSNSYSAFFADFASAMVKMGNLSPLTGTTGQIRANCTKVN